In Sulfuricurvum sp., the following are encoded in one genomic region:
- a CDS encoding response regulator, with protein MDGKKLKVLAVDDDMINLKLLKSMLMKAPNVAQVIEAKNGADAIGVLKSQDDIDIILLDIIMPVMGGIEMLKVIRADDSLRQLPVIILTTDETKKTEALECGANGFLMKPVREKDVVAKIAQLTI; from the coding sequence ATGGACGGTAAAAAACTAAAAGTTCTTGCAGTTGATGATGATATGATCAACTTGAAACTTCTGAAATCGATGCTTATGAAAGCGCCAAATGTTGCTCAAGTTATTGAAGCAAAAAATGGTGCAGATGCTATCGGTGTACTAAAATCACAAGATGATATTGATATTATTTTGCTCGATATTATTATGCCGGTTATGGGAGGAATTGAGATGCTCAAAGTTATCCGTGCCGATGACTCTCTTCGACAATTACCTGTTATTATCCTCACAACAGATGAGACCAAAAAAACTGAGGCACTAGAGTGTGGAGCAAACGGTTTTCTTATGAAACCGGTTCGTGAAAAAGATGTTGTTGCTAAAATAGCACAACTTACTATCTAA
- a CDS encoding type II secretion system protein, whose amino-acid sequence MKSHRKYRAFTLIELLFVIVVLGIVGGVALEAVRQYYEGIYRTQTYTKRINEADLILEKLSKYFENSIYVSIVNLDQDAADNALVGTCEGDPKFETENVMHDYTVGFLGVDVDSLYGDTTPGWSENAPAAFNGTALTPADANLSIANTIITDYYPASNLANSVIYNHEGVVGACSDFNWDGSNGLGAYYTINNFDGNNTLTLTTHYPVATPKNDQKYLIRSGYALRVLNTGDLTLYTNFRPWKNEKYTSGKTVLLGQNVSSLYADYNNTNSYNERGGVLRLKVCMRGLESNLSTSDEVQQAICRERRVRVRY is encoded by the coding sequence ATGAAATCTCATAGGAAGTACCGTGCTTTTACTCTTATAGAGTTGCTTTTTGTGATTGTTGTTTTAGGTATTGTCGGTGGCGTGGCGCTTGAAGCTGTTCGACAATATTATGAGGGGATATATCGAACTCAAACGTATACTAAACGGATTAATGAAGCAGATTTGATCCTTGAAAAATTATCTAAATATTTTGAAAACTCAATTTATGTTTCTATTGTCAATTTAGATCAAGATGCTGCAGATAATGCACTTGTAGGAACATGTGAAGGTGATCCGAAATTTGAAACTGAAAATGTAATGCATGACTATACGGTTGGTTTTTTAGGAGTTGATGTCGACAGCCTTTATGGAGATACTACGCCGGGATGGAGTGAGAATGCACCTGCAGCATTTAATGGGACAGCATTAACACCTGCGGATGCAAATTTATCTATAGCAAACACGATTATCACCGACTATTATCCTGCATCTAACCTTGCAAATTCGGTTATATATAATCATGAAGGGGTTGTAGGGGCGTGTAGTGATTTCAATTGGGATGGATCAAATGGATTGGGAGCTTACTATACTATCAATAATTTCGATGGTAACAATACATTGACTTTAACCACTCATTATCCCGTTGCAACACCAAAAAATGACCAAAAATATTTGATCCGTTCTGGATATGCTCTTCGGGTATTGAACACTGGAGATTTAACTTTATACACTAATTTTAGACCATGGAAAAATGAGAAATATACCTCTGGAAAAACGGTATTGTTAGGTCAAAATGTTTCAAGTCTTTATGCTGATTATAATAACACTAACTCGTATAATGAACGAGGTGGGGTATTGAGACTAAAAGTATGTATGCGTGGGTTAGAATCAAATCTATCGACATCAGATGAAGTACAACAGGCAATTTGCCGTGAAAGGAGAGTCCGTGTACGTTACTAA
- a CDS encoding ATP-binding protein: MHLGLKNRLRLISLLPILILFSLASYYVYSSYLSFKSAQTLQAHLEKSQQLNDMISNIAREHGMTVMLLGNASDATLKSLQAQRILVDKKIQEFDAKSISPELSVIITNLQKARIQSRPSIDNHTADFNEVFDDIYGKSQTALLNELTALFSVQFDEQISTMENSYLALVRANEFTAQERGYLTYLLSRNTPLKEEELSRWITYIAKADSINFDSITNKELKTSLTSSLFTEDNKELLTDINVERGSILAAASKGAYETESGIWFAMLSEKINAINETEKLLLDNMNNRSSVVKSNSVQYLIISITVWILALLIGILGMLLSNEIAKNIKNLESVLKRVAEDTHDNEADALSKSINLDTATGTAQAYALLERIIEQTLGDKQYAQEASEAKSMFLANMSHEIRTPLNGIVGFTELLKDTELHDEQREFIEIIEKSSENLLEIINNILDLSKIESNKLEIEDIAFNPMDEFESAVEVYAVRASEKHIDLACFIDPSLERPLKGDPTKIKEVIINLLSNAVKFTNSGGSVSVDVRRIESDEPNRARVRFQVKDSGIGVTSEQKSRIFEAFGQADTSITRKYGGTGLGLTISSRFVELMGGKLDLTSEPGNGTTFFFTLSFDEIETLNEPIKGSFSNINAVIHESKTKKKLQSTYLKEYLDYLGVSYTTFSEMDELRILERQVNYDLLYIDNDYINEDELVAYAAANEQTVLITKSYYMKKIDSMGLDLFKVLYEPLNSSKIRAVLEAYDAEAYNTRKQKTTRRKKFDEKNSRFAASVLVAEDNVINQKLIRRTLEDLGLTVTVANNGLEAFEKRKNGEYDIIFMDIQMPVLDGMEATQEILDFEEDYQQHHIPIIALTANALKGDRERFMSVGMDEYTTKPLVRSDIISLLNNFLSHKIIDLNIVPKSADELITQEQDENVLDSSDSEIMSESETLMDERSLLDDAVELNEFAPDITTDDAEEAILPQDDNTEMDNEDTISLDEINEPFATQESPLPISSHAADIILAKENPLELKLFIHILEDLGYTYIAVSTTDEFYSFLASEDYKLALFDKSLPNLNLKELYDIIRSNDSDTSLVMLVDPSIENDENDAMYVHEMIKNSVNKDLLRLVFEKFI, from the coding sequence ATGCACTTAGGACTTAAAAATCGACTTCGACTTATCAGTCTCCTCCCGATTCTGATTTTATTTTCGCTTGCCAGTTATTACGTTTATTCTTCATATTTGAGCTTTAAATCTGCTCAAACGCTACAAGCGCACTTAGAAAAATCTCAACAGCTCAATGACATGATTAGTAATATCGCACGTGAACACGGTATGACAGTTATGTTATTAGGGAATGCATCTGACGCTACGCTCAAATCCCTTCAAGCTCAGCGCATCCTTGTTGATAAAAAAATTCAAGAATTTGATGCAAAAAGTATCTCTCCTGAATTATCCGTGATTATCACTAATTTGCAAAAAGCACGGATACAATCGCGCCCATCAATCGATAATCACACAGCAGATTTCAATGAAGTCTTTGATGACATTTATGGAAAATCTCAAACAGCTCTTTTAAATGAACTTACTGCTCTATTCTCGGTTCAATTTGATGAACAAATTTCTACTATGGAGAATAGCTATCTAGCATTGGTTCGTGCAAATGAATTTACTGCTCAAGAGCGCGGTTATCTTACTTATTTGCTCTCACGTAATACACCGTTAAAAGAAGAAGAGCTTAGCCGATGGATTACTTATATTGCAAAAGCTGATAGTATTAATTTTGATTCTATTACCAATAAAGAGCTCAAAACTTCCCTAACTTCATCACTCTTTACAGAAGATAACAAAGAATTATTAACGGATATCAATGTCGAACGTGGTTCTATTTTAGCTGCAGCAAGTAAAGGTGCTTATGAAACCGAGTCAGGTATTTGGTTTGCGATGCTCTCTGAAAAAATCAATGCTATCAATGAAACTGAAAAACTTTTACTTGATAATATGAACAATCGATCATCAGTTGTAAAATCAAATTCTGTTCAATATCTCATTATTTCCATTACTGTATGGATTCTTGCATTATTAATTGGTATTTTGGGAATGCTTCTCTCTAATGAGATCGCTAAAAATATTAAAAACCTTGAGTCGGTTCTTAAACGGGTTGCTGAAGATACCCACGATAACGAGGCAGACGCTCTTAGTAAATCGATTAACCTTGATACTGCTACAGGTACTGCACAAGCGTATGCTCTATTGGAACGTATTATTGAACAAACACTCGGTGATAAACAATACGCACAAGAAGCTTCTGAAGCCAAATCCATGTTCTTGGCAAATATGTCACACGAAATTCGTACACCACTTAACGGTATCGTTGGATTTACTGAACTTCTCAAAGATACCGAGTTGCATGATGAACAACGTGAGTTTATTGAAATTATCGAAAAAAGTTCTGAAAATCTACTCGAGATTATTAATAACATCCTTGACCTCTCTAAAATTGAGAGCAATAAACTTGAAATTGAAGATATTGCCTTCAATCCGATGGATGAGTTTGAAAGTGCTGTTGAAGTTTATGCGGTACGTGCCTCTGAGAAACACATTGACCTTGCTTGTTTCATTGATCCAAGTCTTGAACGACCACTTAAAGGGGATCCAACCAAAATCAAAGAGGTTATTATTAACCTTCTTAGTAATGCGGTTAAATTTACCAACAGTGGCGGTTCTGTCAGCGTTGACGTCCGTCGTATCGAATCGGATGAACCAAATCGTGCACGTGTACGCTTCCAAGTTAAAGATAGCGGTATCGGTGTTACCAGTGAGCAAAAATCACGTATCTTTGAAGCATTTGGTCAAGCTGATACTTCTATTACTCGCAAATACGGCGGAACGGGTCTTGGACTTACAATTTCTAGTCGCTTCGTTGAGCTTATGGGTGGTAAACTTGACCTTACCAGTGAACCTGGCAATGGAACTACATTCTTCTTCACCCTCTCATTTGATGAGATTGAAACCCTTAATGAGCCAATAAAAGGGTCATTCTCAAATATCAATGCTGTTATTCACGAAAGTAAAACCAAAAAGAAACTTCAAAGTACTTATCTTAAAGAGTATCTTGATTATCTTGGTGTCAGCTATACCACTTTCAGTGAAATGGATGAGCTACGTATACTAGAACGTCAAGTCAACTATGATTTACTCTATATCGACAACGATTATATAAATGAAGATGAATTAGTTGCGTATGCTGCGGCGAATGAGCAAACAGTTCTTATTACTAAATCGTACTATATGAAAAAAATCGATTCCATGGGACTTGATCTCTTTAAAGTTCTCTATGAGCCACTAAACAGCAGTAAAATCCGAGCCGTATTGGAAGCATATGATGCTGAAGCCTACAATACACGAAAACAAAAAACTACGCGACGTAAAAAATTCGATGAGAAAAATTCCCGTTTTGCAGCGAGTGTTCTCGTAGCTGAAGATAATGTAATTAACCAAAAACTTATCCGTCGAACACTAGAAGATTTAGGTCTTACCGTTACTGTTGCAAATAATGGTCTAGAAGCATTTGAAAAACGTAAAAATGGTGAATATGATATTATTTTCATGGATATCCAAATGCCTGTTCTTGATGGTATGGAAGCCACTCAAGAGATCTTGGATTTTGAAGAAGATTATCAACAACACCATATCCCAATTATTGCGCTTACAGCAAATGCACTCAAAGGTGACCGTGAACGCTTTATGTCTGTCGGTATGGATGAATATACCACCAAGCCATTGGTTCGAAGTGATATTATTTCATTGCTCAATAATTTCTTATCACATAAAATTATTGATCTCAATATCGTACCTAAATCAGCCGATGAGCTTATTACACAAGAACAAGATGAGAACGTATTAGATAGTAGTGATAGCGAAATTATGAGCGAATCTGAAACCCTCATGGACGAAAGATCTCTATTGGACGATGCAGTAGAGCTTAATGAATTTGCTCCCGATATAACTACGGACGATGCAGAAGAAGCGATATTACCTCAAGATGATAACACTGAGATGGATAATGAAGATACAATCTCATTAGATGAGATTAATGAACCTTTTGCAACGCAAGAGAGTCCATTACCAATCTCAAGTCATGCAGCCGATATTATCTTGGCAAAAGAGAATCCATTAGAGCTTAAATTATTTATACATATTCTTGAAGACTTAGGTTATACCTATATAGCCGTTAGTACAACCGATGAATTCTATTCTTTTCTAGCATCAGAGGATTATAAATTAGCTTTATTTGATAAATCGTTGCCTAATCTAAATCTAAAAGAACTCTATGATATAATTCGTTCTAACGATAGTGATACTTCATTAGTGATGCTCGTCGATCCTTCGATTGAGAACGATGAGAATGATGCGATGTACGTCCATGAGATGATTAAAAATAGTGTTAATAAAGACTTATTGCGTCTTGTGTTTGAAAAATTTATCTAG
- a CDS encoding InlB B-repeat-containing protein has product MKTEIFPVIASEAWQSKLPPSSDTTRNPLIDFILRALMVIALLMAFSSESMAATYKVTYNKNSATSGTVPTDTTNYASGATVTVKDNTGSLVRTNYIFAGWNTNSSGTGTTYAAGDTFSMPAANTTLYAKWTPVYKVTYNKNSATSGTVPTDTTNYASGATVTVKDNTGSLVRTNYIFAGWNTNSSGTGTTYAAGDTFSMPAANTTLYAKWTPVYKVTYNSNSATSGTVPTDASSPYLSGTDVTVLDNTGSLVRTNYIFAGWNTNSSGTGTTYTAGQTFPITANTTLYAKWIRVYSVTYNSNNGYGTITDSNSPYTSGSSVTVMSDSGFTRTNYVFTNWNTAADGSGTSYAVGDTFNIATNITLYAQWTSKQNPPGITVQNQTATVGIAFSIDLDDFVTLTDGDPITAITLIGTLPDGLTYNTATHVISGTPTNAAVGISTMSVTATDKDGTSALPNGFLITVTQPSPPTGSVPDQYLSLNASMTALDLDNYFTSNSGAITFPSAISGLPTGLSYSSSTHQITGTPTTTGTWSITITVSNNKGSISDTFTITVWNSSANLRDFTLQRQDNIYGDMQIIGNSIMLDSSTADGCADFTTPNNDISAIFADKDYDKTTFNSTSANLKLPKGVDSTRIQYAYLYWQGRTHNKNTVPLGRTMKLKTYGDAGYTTVESNASKFNWNGSGDYQGTADVTDQIKRSIDQVPLATINSSGYDQPVWGADVYSTITSGNNDFGAWSLVVVYKENTNINTTAKFRSITLFDGYLEVFSSDNSFSLNGFLTPKTGLVDAKFLMFGGEGDISYSDGLTLTNSAGTEISLPNAPATPSGTTSVWGSSEDINGVNVGNRYPSCQNTIGIDMRTFSIGTSSTTSIIGNDQTSTTITLKGTGNDQYFPGVFAFSTELYMPQLCYDYSLKQDGRFLNLDRSNPLPHITQGISSSPLELTVYLKNKEADIIAQDISMKADLNASRFDYTMSDKMYVSNINGSAFIDRGVPADNSPENCTYQTASGNTLSSQGCVAYLDNNLLTTDDDQRRVRKGIGSLGSEQYIYNQFTLMPKAIGGAIGDINESLGLTIDYQITAGGVTMPYTDYVLGSATVPICTQVSSYTPTWGLFNVVQNGLKTNNLTTQISRKPFDVDVIYDSTIATGDNAAPTVNVNTTVQVEMIDVDAFADVNASCANPGASVSEPVYVPIAFTPAKYQTKVASQDSSYYNFALKNGAYRVWYFTDSNGTLRTWNAAGLSNANKSITGISGLFNSASHGECNTSCIGHDTTAGYEGACFECMKQNYAKPLCSRDNFSVRPEAFDIRIKDYNTAGTVTTDLTHDVYKYAPDTTPTTRMNLAAGYDYKYDINATGYENNTSGLIGVPRYTREFKGANTDYNATMLWDSALTTTTCNDIAARNLTFYIANGSLSNQANHQDQVGDYLLNMIDKSWTAVDQVNHTNANGFLAGTDCRLNVNDTVKDGSGQYGCEISTAHTNTPLLYKDQSLTFKPAKFDLNTTTYGLGMNFSPLVANKGFVYMSDLNKSSDMNMSVRAKGQIKALGDNNATLSNFVSGCFARDINVSVSTDANLTYATPFNARMITTNLAETNTVADTNKTNMNVWNGAITQSSFLKDGNGSLMNTLRFNFDRNQTTTQNPQTVHYTDINVSCLNASDCNQSSMRNSIVANTAAGTAAMDFNVTHVYGRVAPIDVHVIGGLVAFDAIAHYEVYNTATLLDTPLAADTSATGASWFINALHSEAKDGNASVTVVVPAGASSLPTAASYYDNNGTEHYKFGIFTIRQGYTAHIDTESWLWNGTFAKTYSDPDVNNNVDCLTHPCFNISYGRIIGNTGSAKTESEAQKQNKNTKSGTGWQSSSEYAPSTR; this is encoded by the coding sequence ATGAAAACTGAAATTTTCCCTGTCATTGCGAGCGAAGCGTGGCAATCAAAACTCCCCCCATCCAGTGACACAACACGAAATCCACTGATTGATTTTATTTTACGTGCTCTGATGGTCATCGCTCTATTGATGGCATTTTCATCAGAGAGCATGGCGGCAACCTACAAGGTTACTTACAATAAAAATAGTGCTACAAGTGGAACTGTTCCGACCGATACGACTAACTATGCTAGTGGTGCAACCGTAACGGTTAAAGATAATACAGGTTCATTGGTTAGAACGAACTATATCTTCGCAGGTTGGAATACTAATTCAAGTGGAACAGGGACGACGTATGCGGCAGGTGATACATTTTCAATGCCTGCTGCTAATACTACGCTGTATGCAAAATGGACACCTGTCTACAAGGTTACTTACAATAAAAATAGTGCTACAAGTGGAACTGTTCCGACCGATACGACTAACTATGCTAGTGGTGCAACCGTAACGGTTAAAGATAATACAGGTTCATTGGTTAGAACGAACTATATCTTCGCAGGTTGGAATACTAATTCAAGTGGAACAGGGACGACGTATGCGGCAGGTGATACATTTTCAATGCCTGCTGCTAATACTACGCTGTATGCAAAATGGACACCTGTCTACAAGGTTACTTATAACAGTAATAGTGCTACAAGCGGAACTGTTCCGACCGATGCGAGTAGTCCATACTTATCTGGTACAGATGTAACCGTTTTGGATAATACAGGTTCGTTGGTTAGAACGAACTATATCTTCGCAGGTTGGAATACTAATTCAAGTGGAACAGGGACGACGTATACGGCAGGGCAAACGTTTCCAATTACTGCTAATACTACGCTGTATGCAAAATGGATTCGTGTATATTCTGTTACTTATAATAGTAATAATGGTTATGGAACTATAACGGATTCGAATAGCCCATATACATCCGGTTCAAGTGTAACCGTTATGAGTGATAGTGGATTCACGAGAACCAACTATGTGTTTACAAACTGGAATACAGCAGCAGATGGTTCGGGCACTTCATATGCAGTTGGTGATACATTTAACATCGCTACTAATATAACACTGTATGCACAATGGACATCTAAACAAAACCCTCCAGGTATCACTGTACAAAATCAAACAGCAACGGTAGGAATAGCATTTAGTATAGATTTAGACGACTTTGTCACACTTACAGATGGTGATCCTATCACCGCTATAACTCTAATTGGAACATTACCGGATGGTTTGACTTACAACACCGCAACACATGTTATTAGTGGTACGCCGACAAATGCAGCTGTAGGAATCAGTACGATGAGCGTAACAGCTACGGATAAGGATGGTACTTCTGCTCTGCCAAATGGATTTTTGATCACAGTGACTCAACCCTCTCCTCCAACAGGGAGTGTTCCTGATCAATATTTGAGTTTAAATGCTAGTATGACGGCACTCGATTTAGACAATTACTTTACATCAAATAGTGGTGCAATTACTTTCCCTAGCGCTATATCGGGGCTTCCCACTGGATTATCTTATAGTAGTAGTACCCATCAAATCACTGGTACACCAACAACGACTGGAACTTGGTCTATCACGATTACGGTAAGTAATAATAAAGGTTCTATTTCAGATACATTTACAATCACTGTTTGGAACTCTAGTGCTAATTTGAGAGATTTTACCCTCCAACGCCAAGATAATATTTATGGGGATATGCAAATCATCGGTAACTCTATCATGCTTGATAGCAGTACTGCTGATGGTTGTGCAGATTTTACGACACCCAATAATGATATTAGCGCAATATTCGCGGATAAAGATTATGATAAAACGACATTTAATTCAACTTCGGCTAATTTGAAGCTTCCCAAAGGGGTAGATAGTACGAGAATCCAATACGCCTACCTCTATTGGCAAGGACGCACACATAATAAAAATACTGTACCATTAGGTCGAACAATGAAATTAAAAACCTATGGGGACGCGGGGTATACAACCGTTGAATCTAATGCATCAAAGTTTAACTGGAACGGTTCTGGAGATTATCAAGGAACTGCGGATGTTACGGATCAAATCAAACGCAGTATCGACCAAGTACCTTTAGCAACCATTAATTCAAGCGGATACGATCAGCCGGTATGGGGTGCTGATGTATATTCAACAATAACAAGTGGTAACAATGATTTTGGTGCATGGTCATTGGTGGTTGTTTATAAAGAAAATACAAATATTAACACGACGGCAAAATTCAGAAGTATTACATTGTTTGACGGATATTTAGAGGTATTTAGTAGTGATAATTCATTTTCTTTGAATGGATTTTTAACCCCTAAAACAGGGTTGGTCGATGCGAAATTCTTGATGTTCGGGGGAGAAGGAGATATTAGTTATTCTGATGGTCTTACGCTGACAAATTCGGCTGGTACAGAAATATCATTACCTAATGCTCCGGCAACTCCATCAGGGACGACGAGTGTGTGGGGTTCTAGTGAAGACATTAATGGTGTTAACGTTGGTAATCGATACCCAAGTTGTCAAAATACGATCGGGATTGATATGCGTACCTTTAGCATAGGAACATCTAGTACTACTTCGATTATCGGAAACGATCAAACGAGTACAACGATTACACTAAAAGGTACTGGAAATGATCAATATTTTCCTGGTGTATTTGCATTTTCTACCGAACTTTATATGCCTCAACTCTGTTACGATTACTCACTCAAACAAGATGGTCGATTTTTAAATCTTGACCGTTCCAATCCGTTACCTCACATTACCCAAGGGATTAGTAGTTCTCCGCTTGAATTAACTGTCTATTTGAAAAATAAAGAGGCAGATATAATTGCTCAGGATATCTCGATGAAAGCCGATCTCAATGCATCGCGTTTCGATTATACAATGAGCGACAAGATGTATGTTTCAAACATAAACGGTTCAGCATTTATCGACCGAGGTGTACCTGCAGACAACTCTCCGGAAAACTGTACCTATCAGACTGCATCGGGAAATACATTAAGCAGTCAGGGGTGTGTAGCCTATTTGGATAATAACCTTTTAACAACAGATGATGATCAACGTCGTGTCCGAAAAGGGATCGGCTCTTTAGGAAGTGAACAGTATATATACAATCAGTTCACTCTGATGCCAAAAGCTATTGGAGGAGCAATCGGGGATATCAATGAATCGTTAGGGTTAACGATAGATTATCAGATTACTGCGGGTGGGGTAACGATGCCTTATACCGATTATGTATTGGGAAGCGCAACTGTACCGATTTGTACTCAAGTCTCTTCGTATACACCGACATGGGGACTATTTAATGTCGTCCAAAATGGATTAAAAACCAACAACCTCACGACCCAGATTTCTCGTAAACCGTTTGATGTGGATGTTATTTATGATTCGACTATTGCTACGGGTGATAATGCTGCTCCGACTGTTAATGTAAACACAACAGTACAAGTAGAGATGATCGACGTGGATGCTTTCGCGGATGTGAATGCATCGTGTGCGAATCCGGGTGCAAGCGTATCGGAACCGGTATATGTTCCAATAGCGTTTACCCCTGCAAAGTATCAAACAAAAGTTGCTTCACAGGATAGTTCGTATTATAACTTTGCACTCAAAAACGGGGCGTATCGTGTTTGGTACTTTACTGATAGTAATGGTACTTTGCGCACATGGAATGCTGCTGGGTTATCCAATGCCAATAAATCGATAACGGGGATTAGCGGATTGTTTAACAGTGCGAGTCATGGTGAGTGTAATACTTCATGTATAGGTCATGATACAACTGCTGGATATGAAGGTGCATGTTTTGAGTGTATGAAACAAAACTATGCTAAGCCACTCTGTTCACGTGACAATTTTTCAGTACGTCCTGAAGCGTTTGATATCCGTATTAAAGATTACAATACGGCGGGTACGGTTACGACCGATTTAACTCATGATGTCTACAAATACGCACCGGATACTACGCCTACAACCCGGATGAATTTAGCGGCAGGGTATGATTATAAATACGATATTAATGCCACAGGGTATGAGAATAATACGAGCGGGTTGATAGGTGTTCCTCGATATACACGAGAGTTTAAAGGTGCAAATACCGATTATAATGCGACGATGCTTTGGGATTCAGCTCTAACGACTACGACATGTAACGATATTGCAGCGCGTAATCTAACATTTTATATCGCTAACGGCTCATTAAGTAATCAAGCAAATCATCAAGATCAAGTGGGTGATTATCTCCTTAATATGATTGATAAAAGTTGGACGGCGGTAGACCAAGTGAATCATACAAATGCCAATGGATTCTTAGCTGGAACAGATTGCCGATTAAATGTTAATGACACTGTCAAAGATGGTAGTGGACAATACGGATGTGAAATATCAACAGCACATACTAATACTCCATTACTCTATAAAGACCAAAGTTTGACGTTTAAACCGGCTAAATTTGATCTCAATACCACCACGTATGGATTGGGGATGAATTTTTCACCTTTGGTTGCGAACAAAGGATTCGTTTATATGAGTGATCTCAATAAATCAAGTGATATGAATATGTCGGTACGCGCTAAAGGTCAAATCAAAGCATTGGGAGACAATAATGCTACACTGAGTAACTTTGTTTCGGGATGTTTTGCACGCGATATCAATGTCTCTGTATCAACGGATGCAAATCTTACTTATGCTACCCCATTTAATGCTCGCATGATTACGACTAATTTGGCTGAGACAAATACCGTAGCTGATACCAACAAAACCAATATGAATGTTTGGAACGGGGCTATAACACAAAGCAGTTTTCTTAAGGATGGTAATGGATCACTAATGAATACACTACGGTTCAATTTTGATAGAAATCAGACTACAACACAGAATCCACAAACTGTCCATTATACCGATATTAATGTTTCATGTTTGAATGCAAGTGATTGTAATCAAAGTTCAATGCGTAACTCTATTGTAGCGAATACGGCGGCAGGAACTGCGGCAATGGATTTTAATGTTACCCACGTCTATGGAAGAGTTGCTCCAATAGATGTTCATGTAATCGGAGGATTGGTCGCATTTGATGCAATTGCCCATTATGAAGTATATAATACCGCTACGCTTTTAGACACGCCATTAGCTGCGGATACATCAGCAACTGGTGCATCATGGTTTATTAATGCGCTACATTCTGAGGCAAAAGATGGAAATGCATCGGTAACCGTTGTAGTACCAGCAGGGGCGTCATCATTACCGACAGCTGCATCTTATTATGATAATAATGGTACTGAACACTATAAATTTGGTATTTTTACAATTCGACAAGGGTATACGGCGCATATCGATACCGAATCATGGTTATGGAACGGTACTTTTGCAAAAACATACTCTGATCCTGATGTAAATAATAATGTAGATTGTTTGACCCACCCATGTTTTAATATTTCTTATGGTCGGATTATCGGTAATACCGGAAGTGCAAAAACCGAATCGGAAGCTCAAAAACAAAATAAAAATACCAAGTCAGGTACAGGATGGCAAAGTAGTAGTGAATATGCGCCATCAACACGATGA
- the raiA gene encoding ribosome-associated translation inhibitor RaiA: MNISLVGRHIELSDAIKEHLIHSIDTLSKFHLDIISVSAIASMNERKKGVSIEFTINVAGKNTIVISQRDDDLYAAIDIAIDRAQKALRRLHERLSDHKNEGINEAKLAASHSVDLHAMSEAMEDEIVPAEPILFKPQEVAEVLEKLKESNKVFEVFYDNDGKMRVLYKRSDGRFGMY; the protein is encoded by the coding sequence ATGAATATCTCTCTCGTCGGACGCCACATCGAGCTTAGCGATGCGATCAAAGAACATTTGATCCACTCTATCGATACACTAAGCAAATTTCATCTCGACATTATCAGTGTCAGTGCCATCGCCAGTATGAATGAACGTAAAAAAGGGGTAAGCATCGAGTTTACGATCAATGTTGCGGGAAAAAACACTATCGTTATCTCCCAACGTGATGATGACCTCTACGCCGCTATCGATATCGCCATCGATCGTGCCCAAAAAGCACTTCGCCGTCTCCATGAGCGTTTGAGCGATCATAAAAACGAAGGGATTAATGAGGCTAAGCTTGCCGCTTCTCATTCTGTCGATTTACACGCTATGAGTGAAGCGATGGAGGATGAGATTGTTCCGGCAGAACCGATTCTCTTTAAACCGCAAGAGGTGGCGGAAGTTCTCGAAAAATTAAAAGAGAGTAATAAAGTTTTTGAAGTGTTTTATGACAATGATGGAAAAATGAGAGTTCTCTACAAAAGGTCTGATGGACGGTTTGGGATGTATTGA